A DNA window from Candidatus Latescibacterota bacterium contains the following coding sequences:
- a CDS encoding mechanosensitive ion channel yields the protein MFDRWSRLLADWGLTGTAATAADLAGRAVALFVLCVVVNWVAKRVLLRVVTTVVRRTRTHWDDALLERQVFTRLSHLAPGLVLYLLGPGAFAPWAPVAGFVQKGAVVYMLAMALASLNALVNAGGDIYDGLAISRNKPIKGYLQIVKLLLALTFGIVMFSVLLGRSPLVLLSGLGAMTAVLLLVFKDSILGFVASIQISANDMLRPGDWIEMPRYGADGDVIDIALTTVKVRNWDKTITTIPSYSLISDSFRNWRGMEESGGRRIKRALNLDLASIRFLAPDEIAALKRIVLIRDYLEGKEKELADWNAERSTDPEAPVNSRRLTNVGTFRAYLAAYLRSLPLVHEDMTFLVRQLPPGEHGLPMEIYVFSRDQRWAAYEDLQSDIFDHVLAVVPEFGLRVYQSPSGADMRGLAAAASGRD from the coding sequence CAAGCGGGTGCTGCTGCGCGTGGTGACCACCGTGGTGCGCCGCACGCGCACCCACTGGGACGACGCTTTGTTGGAACGACAGGTGTTCACGCGGCTCAGTCACCTGGCGCCGGGCCTGGTGCTCTATCTGCTGGGGCCGGGCGCCTTCGCGCCCTGGGCGCCGGTGGCGGGCTTCGTCCAGAAGGGCGCGGTGGTCTACATGCTGGCCATGGCGCTCGCCAGCCTGAACGCGCTGGTGAACGCGGGCGGGGACATCTACGACGGCCTCGCGATCAGCCGCAACAAGCCCATCAAGGGCTACCTGCAGATCGTCAAGCTGCTGCTCGCGCTGACCTTCGGCATCGTGATGTTCTCGGTGCTGCTGGGCCGCTCGCCGCTGGTGCTGCTCAGCGGCCTGGGCGCCATGACTGCCGTGCTGCTGCTCGTCTTCAAGGACAGCATCCTGGGCTTCGTGGCGAGCATCCAGATCTCGGCCAACGACATGCTGCGTCCCGGCGACTGGATCGAGATGCCGCGCTACGGGGCCGACGGGGACGTCATCGACATCGCGCTGACCACGGTGAAGGTGCGCAACTGGGACAAGACCATCACCACCATCCCCAGCTACTCGCTGATCTCCGACTCCTTTCGCAACTGGCGGGGCATGGAGGAGAGCGGCGGGCGGCGCATCAAGCGCGCGCTGAACCTGGACCTGGCGTCGATCCGCTTCCTCGCGCCCGACGAGATCGCCGCGCTCAAGCGCATCGTGCTGATTCGCGACTATCTCGAGGGCAAGGAGAAGGAGCTGGCGGACTGGAACGCCGAGCGCTCCACCGACCCCGAGGCGCCGGTGAACTCGCGCCGGCTGACCAACGTGGGCACCTTCCGCGCCTACCTGGCCGCCTACCTGCGCAGCCTGCCGCTGGTGCACGAGGACATGACCTTCCTGGTCCGCCAGTTGCCGCCGGGCGAGCACGGCCTGCCGATGGAGATCTACGTCTTCAGCAGGGATCAGCGCTGGGCGGCCTACGAGGACCTGCAGTCGGACATCTTCGACCACGTGCTGGCGGTGGTGCCGGAGTTTGGCCTGCGGGTCTACCAGAGCCCGAGCGGGGCCGACATGCGGGGGCTGGCCGCGGCGGCTAGCGGGCGGGACTGA
- a CDS encoding HD domain-containing protein translates to MAQSTDTLPDIAPDARAESSRRLTVLGELGRLLQGGGAPELQMRESLSRLMEMAGATEGALYLTDRDERLRRAARQGAADLFPALLDTRPGVSLPASFVAYPRVLDARSPVGRVGVLDLLRARGLTGGLLAPVLQAGRLGGVAVLAGGPPPDAELRALLTQAGTLLGMARETRGLREDVRELRLRFDDLSHSSVDHIWEVDARGRYTYNSEGVVQLLGYLPDAMLGRRPLDFAHPEDRERLTSTLAELAELKQPITDLVHRALAADGSEVYLESRAFPVLDARGELQGYRGVDHNITDWFQARRVMEETLIGTCEALGRMVELRDPYTKGHSLRVAALAVFLGKQMGRSSYELQGLQLMGLLHDIGKVGIPTEILSKPGRLSPEELEIMRQHPQMGYEILKDIGFPWPVAQVVLQHHERLDGSGYPQGLEGGELIWQVRLLAVADLIEAMSTDRPYRPGLGLELTLRELRQNRGLLYDPEIVDVALAAAESGALQAHLDEHPVRGAGETSPPLSPAR, encoded by the coding sequence ATGGCCCAGAGCACCGACACACTGCCCGACATCGCGCCCGACGCTCGCGCGGAGAGCAGCCGTCGCCTCACCGTGCTGGGCGAGCTGGGACGTCTGCTGCAGGGTGGCGGCGCGCCGGAACTGCAGATGCGCGAGTCGCTGTCCCGCCTCATGGAAATGGCCGGCGCCACCGAAGGCGCGCTCTACCTGACCGATCGCGACGAGCGCCTGCGCCGCGCGGCGCGCCAGGGCGCGGCCGATCTCTTTCCCGCCCTGCTCGACACGCGCCCGGGCGTCTCGCTGCCGGCGAGCTTCGTGGCCTATCCGCGCGTGCTGGACGCGCGCAGCCCCGTGGGCCGCGTGGGCGTCCTCGACCTGCTGCGCGCCCGCGGACTGACGGGCGGACTGCTGGCGCCGGTGCTGCAGGCAGGCCGCCTCGGCGGCGTGGCCGTGCTCGCGGGCGGGCCGCCCCCCGACGCCGAGCTGCGCGCGCTGCTCACGCAGGCCGGCACCCTGCTCGGCATGGCCCGCGAGACCCGCGGTCTTCGCGAGGACGTCCGCGAGCTGCGCCTGCGCTTCGACGACCTCAGCCACAGCAGCGTGGACCACATCTGGGAAGTGGACGCCCGCGGCCGCTACACCTACAACAGCGAGGGCGTCGTGCAGCTGCTGGGCTACCTGCCCGACGCCATGCTCGGGCGACGCCCGCTGGACTTCGCGCACCCCGAGGATCGCGAGCGCCTGACGAGCACGCTGGCCGAGCTGGCGGAGCTCAAGCAGCCCATCACCGACCTGGTGCACCGCGCGCTGGCCGCCGACGGCAGCGAGGTCTACCTGGAGAGCCGCGCCTTTCCCGTCCTCGACGCGCGCGGCGAACTGCAGGGCTACCGCGGCGTGGACCACAACATCACCGACTGGTTCCAGGCGCGCCGCGTCATGGAGGAGACCCTCATCGGCACCTGCGAAGCGCTGGGCCGCATGGTGGAGCTGCGCGACCCCTACACCAAGGGCCACTCGCTGCGCGTGGCGGCGCTGGCCGTCTTCCTGGGCAAACAGATGGGACGCTCCAGCTACGAGCTGCAGGGGCTGCAGCTGATGGGCCTGCTGCACGACATCGGCAAGGTGGGCATCCCGACGGAGATCCTCTCCAAGCCCGGCCGGCTGAGCCCGGAGGAGCTCGAGATCATGCGGCAGCATCCGCAGATGGGCTACGAGATCCTCAAGGACATCGGCTTTCCCTGGCCGGTGGCGCAGGTGGTGCTGCAGCACCACGAGCGCCTGGATGGCTCGGGCTATCCCCAGGGACTCGAGGGCGGCGAACTGATCTGGCAGGTGCGGCTGCTCGCGGTGGCCGATCTGATCGAGGCCATGTCCACGGACCGCCCCTACCGGCCCGGCCTCGGCCTCGAGCTCACGCTGCGCGAGCTGCGGCAGAACCGCGGGCTGCTCTACGACCCCGAGATCGTGGACGTCGCCCTCGCCGCCGCCGAGAGCGGCGCGCTGCAGGCGCATCTGGACGAGCACCCCGTCCGCGGGGCCGGCGAGACGTCCCCGCCGCTCAGTCCCGCCCGCTAG
- a CDS encoding YkgJ family cysteine cluster protein, with protein MFDPTDPIPEHPEKMSTGEALAICQRCRATCCTYMAIEIDEPTTVADFQNIRWYCAHKETWVFKEDGSWYVVFNTPCEHLQADYSCGIYETRPQVCRDHKFGECDYFLRGEFDLELRTIEEVDAYLRKRFPSHFRRKQQEARRKVKASGAGGE; from the coding sequence ATGTTCGACCCCACCGATCCCATTCCGGAACATCCGGAGAAGATGAGCACCGGCGAGGCCCTGGCCATCTGCCAGCGCTGCCGCGCCACTTGCTGCACCTACATGGCCATCGAGATCGACGAGCCCACCACGGTCGCCGACTTCCAGAACATCCGCTGGTACTGCGCGCACAAGGAGACCTGGGTCTTCAAGGAAGACGGCTCCTGGTACGTGGTCTTCAACACGCCCTGCGAGCATCTGCAGGCGGACTACAGCTGCGGCATCTACGAGACGCGGCCCCAGGTCTGCCGCGACCACAAGTTCGGCGAGTGCGACTACTTCCTGCGCGGCGAGTTCGATCTGGAACTGCGGACGATCGAGGAGGTAGACGCCTACCTCCGCAAGCGTTTCCCCAGCCATTTTCGTCGCAAGCAGCAGGAGGCCCGCCGCAAGGTGAAGGCGAGCGGGGCGGGAGGCGAGTGA
- a CDS encoding CpsD/CapB family tyrosine-protein kinase, translating to MSKKTPEQTLPEEQARKREALATGGGQGKVAGKAQGGKPRRERASETIPGTEGEPRSIYAVYQEESPVAVEFRRSYAKLSYHMKQENKHCFLMTSAMEGEGKSTAAAMMAMTIARYRNSRTLLLDADLRRPRVHEFFELPARDGFADALLGERDIIDTIKDTRVENLKVITCGKRVASPTGLLQADKLSAIISELKFYFDTVILDSPPVLPVSDAAQIAGETDGVIFVVMAGVTQRDVVKRAVDILRDSRIEVLGALVNNASQVLPYYYSYDYYDYRY from the coding sequence GTGAGCAAGAAGACCCCCGAGCAGACGCTGCCCGAGGAGCAGGCGCGCAAGCGCGAGGCGCTCGCCACCGGCGGCGGACAGGGCAAGGTCGCCGGCAAGGCCCAGGGCGGGAAGCCGCGTCGCGAGCGGGCCAGCGAGACGATCCCCGGCACCGAGGGCGAGCCGCGGAGCATCTACGCCGTCTACCAGGAGGAGAGCCCCGTGGCGGTGGAGTTCCGCCGCAGCTACGCCAAGCTCAGCTACCACATGAAGCAGGAGAACAAGCACTGCTTCCTGATGACCAGCGCGATGGAGGGCGAGGGCAAGTCCACGGCGGCGGCGATGATGGCCATGACGATCGCGCGCTATCGCAACTCGCGGACGCTATTGCTGGACGCGGACCTGCGCCGGCCCCGCGTGCACGAGTTCTTCGAGCTGCCCGCCCGCGACGGCTTCGCCGACGCGCTGCTGGGCGAGCGCGACATCATCGACACGATCAAGGACACGCGCGTGGAGAACCTGAAGGTCATCACCTGCGGCAAGCGCGTGGCCAGCCCCACCGGGCTGCTCCAGGCCGACAAGCTGTCGGCCATCATCAGCGAGCTGAAGTTCTACTTCGACACGGTGATCCTGGACTCGCCGCCGGTGCTGCCGGTGAGCGACGCCGCGCAGATCGCCGGCGAGACCGACGGCGTCATCTTCGTGGTGATGGCGGGCGTCACGCAGCGCGACGTGGTCAAGCGCGCGGTGGACATCCTGCGCGACAGTCGCATCGAGGTGCTGGGCGCGCTGGTGAACAACGCGAGCCAGGTGCTGCCCTACTACTACTCCTACGACTACTACGACTACCGCTACTGA
- the epsI gene encoding EpsI family protein, whose product MAPAIRVRVVLLLALALALGLGPALAARRAHPASPAALEAIPLNVGDITGVEDHLDDEIADMLQATQSLIRSYRQGEHPYWLFVGYFAQQRFGSQIHSPRHCYPGSGWNILSETHDERLGGPSGELLIQRDKERRVVLYQYLTHGGATTSEFRLKAELALASLLGRPLDAAFLRYSTQLAPDETADQALDRLTVFAQTLEPELREALPF is encoded by the coding sequence GTGGCACCGGCAATCCGCGTGAGGGTCGTGCTGCTGCTCGCGCTGGCCCTGGCCCTCGGCCTCGGGCCCGCGCTGGCGGCGCGCCGGGCGCATCCCGCGAGTCCCGCGGCGCTGGAGGCGATTCCGCTGAACGTCGGGGACATCACCGGCGTCGAGGACCACCTGGACGACGAGATCGCCGACATGCTGCAGGCGACCCAGTCGCTCATCCGCAGCTACCGCCAGGGCGAGCACCCGTACTGGCTCTTCGTCGGCTACTTCGCCCAGCAGCGCTTCGGCAGCCAGATCCACTCGCCGCGGCACTGCTACCCGGGCAGCGGCTGGAACATCCTCAGCGAGACCCACGACGAGCGCCTCGGCGGCCCCAGCGGCGAGCTGCTCATCCAGCGCGACAAGGAGCGCCGCGTGGTGCTCTACCAGTACCTGACCCACGGCGGCGCCACCACGAGCGAGTTCCGTCTCAAGGCGGAGCTGGCGCTGGCGTCGCTGCTGGGGCGTCCGCTGGACGCCGCGTTCCTGCGCTACTCCACGCAGCTCGCGCCCGACGAGACCGCCGACCAGGCGCTCGATCGTCTCACCGTGTTCGCACAAACGCTCGAGCCCGAGCTGCGCGAGGCGCTGCCCTTCTAG